From Periophthalmus magnuspinnatus isolate fPerMag1 chromosome 1, fPerMag1.2.pri, whole genome shotgun sequence:
aatgtgactcaggcctcgactttgacaaagtttaaatccagactctgtttatctgtgactaaaggtttttattctgcctcttctgttttaatgttaaatttatggtgattatttgtgattatgtatgttttgatttgtgtgattttctattgcttcgcccatgcactcatcgttgcggactGTGGCAGCACCGCCCCCTGACTCCTGTGTCCTCGCAAAAGGaaaacatctaatatatttgtatggaaggctgaaaattttgtttttccaaatgttaccaaatttgacacaaaattccattgggtcattccaatcaataaagtcaatcagacctttgtgttttattgctccgtgttgccatggcgatgcaccaaactgccaatgttatcctaatgggaaacctcccagtttttcccattcatgggaataatattagtttcatggaataatgtcaaatttggcaccatgactcttcatgtcatcctgatcacaaaagtcaatcagacccatgtcatatttttcactgggttgtcatggcgatgcgcgaaaacgcccatgttatcctaatgggaaaatttccaaatttttgtacatttcaaagtcttataacgacttattactgtcaacgacgaacataaaatttggcacagtgattcttcaggtcaaccccatcaaaaaagtccgggggagaagtttgtattttgcacggtgttgccatggcgatgcctgcaaaacccatgtttttgcattttgtgcatcagcacttccaatgtgttctGAATTGTTTGGTgaaaagtgcagcccaaagccgcaataaaaaagggacaagtggcacgTCAgcaccacccacagggagtgcggggtcggctgagtgcgaagcacggcccaccagggccgttcgatgccgcttgcggctttaataatcttttttattctgtaaagctctttgattTCTTTGATGTAGATAAACATGCCTTGAtcatgtgttacagttaaatgaagtgaaatgccccacaggagtaaaccCCGTACGGTCTGGAGGCCTGTGGTCTTCACCTGGGACACGACCTGAGAGAAGAGCGGGTTGACGCGCAGGTCCGGCCTCACGCTGAAGCTCGTCTTACACAGAGGACAGCGGCGCTCGGAGCTGCTCTCCCAGTGTTTGGTGATGCAGACTCTGCAGAAGATGTGTTCACAGGGAGTGGAGACAGGGTCAGTGAAGAGGTCcaggcagatggagcagaggagatggtccTCCAGAGCTGAGGCCTCAGAGCGCGACATGTctgagagagacaggtgagagaacgacaggtcagagagagagagacaggtgagagaacgacaggtcagagagagagagacaggtgaggagtttctaaacacagaagagcCAAATACAGACCATGACCCGTGTAAAGTCGTGTCAGCCACAGCGTCCAGCTCCAGTCTGAGCTCGTGGAGGCGAGAAGTTAAAGGGGGCGGAGCAGATTAGATcagatatgtccatttacacaCAGTTtatggcacacacacacacccccacacacacccacacacacacacacacacacacacagcagtgaTGCAAGAAAACTGTGAGCATGTATTTAGTCACAGAAAAATGAATAATTGTGTTAAAGGAATTATATTAGGCAAAATTCACTCAGGTCAGGTTTAAGTCAGAGCtactgagcttgtgtctctatggttctcatctctggatcattctgttataatttacacattttaaatcacaatattcatctaaaaaacttcataaaacaaatccactgacgtCCGAGTTGACACTGACGAGAGTATTttaggagacgaggaggagacgaggagacttCAGAGGAGACGAGAGTATGGAGGAGAGACAAGACTGtagaggaaacaaggaggtaaagagagtggaggagacgAGACTGTAGAGGAAACAACTGGACATTTCAGAGCTTTGAacgatgttttgtttgtttcttctcactgactttatttttctttggagTGACTCGTGCAGAATCTATAATTGTTTAGGAGGGACATCTACACTGTGCTTTGttgtgacgtttacggcgacgtccgctcccattggacactagCGTGGTCGGCGGATGAGCCGATATGGGGCTGGTCgatgtctctttgtctctgtctctttctctttgtctctttctctttctctctttgtctctgtctctttgtctctgtctctttgttttaaagtgttaatgTAAAACTGTGTTCAGTAAATCCACCCCAGGCCCAGGCCAGTccactaaaaagtccaaataccACGGGCCCATATATCCGTCCATCTCCAGAAGtctgcagacttgtttcttttattaagatttaaaatgtccagattagaacaaaatgatccacagggtcAAAGATCATAACGACAGAGCGACACGCCCCTCTGAACGACATGGAGAAATCCACAAAGGTTTTACAGTGATATTTGTATTTTCTGGTGTTAACATGTTTGTCTTTATCACATGTGACAGTTTATGGCTCTcaggtttattttatgttgaacaAACGGCTCGTGTGGAGGTTTGACGACATCACGTCAACAGCTCaacaataattattattttaaaaacatgacatgtatttagactcatctcAAGTTAGTCTGTTCCACTCACTGAACTCTGATCGGCTCCTCTTCAGCGGCTCCTCGGCAGCGGCTCCTCTGCGGCGGCTCCTCTGCGGCGGCTCCTCGGCAGTATCCACGAATGTGTTTGAAGCATCTCAACCTTTTGAACAATTCGGTCTGACCTGTTCTGCTGAGACACACCCCAAACGAGCGGGAAGTCAGGGTAAGTCAGCATGAGGAAATGAGACAAGTGagcaaggaaacaaggagatgaggagagtaTGAAGGAGACTTTTACCATATGACACTACTCTCtgctctaatgtttcctcgtcacacacagatctggagctgtgtttttttgtttcattctcacatgtttaacacacaaactctgcagatttaggctgagttcttctctcaaactgaaaacactctgttccaccttgtgatgtcatcatgtggtgatacaggaagtgctccaccgtgtttttaaagtccacacaccttcagtagaatcatttggatcgtttcagacctggatttgctaatctctactgaactaaaggtaaaaggagctgttcactgcCACcccacaaggtggaatagagcatttagagctttggagatgtagacacatccaccttaatgtggtggagggTTTTGAGCCCGAATGATCCTTGGAGCtgtgttgtcgggggcttcatgcccctggtcaggtcacccatggcaaacaggtccacaCGTCACTCAGACCGGCGTCACCggagccccaccctggagccaggcctggggaatactttgaggatctcttcaatcccaccgtcaggtcttccaaggaggaagcagagactggggacccggaggaggacctgtccatcaccctggctgaagtcaccgaggtgttTGACAAGCTCCTCGGTGACAAGGCGCCAGGGGTGGACAAGATCCATCCTGTGTACCTCAAGTACCTCAAGTAACATCGcctggcggtcggggacagtacctgtggaatggcagaccagggtggtccctctgtagaagaagggggaccagagggtgtgttccaattacaggggaatcacactcctcagccttcccggtaaagtctactccagggactggagaggagaatccgattgatagtcgaacctcagattcaggaggagcagtgtggtttttggtTCTGGTTGTGGAACACTGGATCTGGAGAAGTCATTAGAAAATGTCCCTCTacaggtggagagtctctgcctcaggtggaggagttaaagtatctcggggtcttgttctcgACTGagtgaaggatggagcgtgagattgacagttggatcagcgtctgcagtgatgttgtcGCTGTatcgtctgttgtggtgaagaaggagctgagtccaaagacaaagctctgGATTTGCCTCAGTCTTGTTctgtcctcacctgtggtcatgagctctgggtcatgaccgaaaggatGAGATCAGATACAAGaggctgaaatgagtttcctccgcagagtggctgggcgctcccttagagatagggtgaggagctcattcacacgggaggagctcggagtagagccgctgctcctgcaccttgagaggagcagctgaggctcgggcatctgctcaggatgcctcctggacgcctccctagggaggtgttcatgtcccactgggaggaggccccggggaagacccaggacacactgaagGGACTTTGTCTctctgggaacaccttggggtcccaccggaggagctggaggaagtgtctggggtgagggaagtctgggagtccctgcttagactgatgcccccgcggacccggccccggataagaggaagaaaatggatggagatGTGCACACACCAATAATAAAGTGCAGCTCAAACAtgggtgaaacaaaacacaactaggtctgtttttgaggaggaaacagtcttagaacatgacttaaagctacaagagtccattttgtgtaacatagaacATGTAACCAACAAAGTCTCGTTTTACGGGTGCCCTGGTCCCAGAGGAAACTCACCACATCAAACCGTAGACCTTCACACTGTGGGGCAGAAGCATTAACTATTACTCTGCCGTTAGTCctttctacattctgtttgaatccagaagaGTCTGGAGCTGAACAGAGTGTGACAAACCTCCGTCCAACCACAGCCGCTCATTCATGTCACATGTCTCAAACGCAGAAGACGCCTCCTCTCCAAACCTCTGGATCGTTCTAAAtcacttcttttacctgagataaataagagtttagtgcttctgttgattctgcacaaatctgctgttttttccactttttaaaCGTTAAGCTCCATGTTTGTGTTTACCTGAGCACAGCGCgcatctctgattggttaatagGCCTGTCAATCATCAGAGACAGGCCCTGGCTCCAGGtccactcgtctttgtaaagtctGTGGTTCTGGCTCGACAGGTGACACtgatgatgtcatcagtgtcACCTTCTCTCAGTTTGGAAACAAATTcatcaaaataatcacaaaatgttcaaaacaaaagtTCTTTATTTCAAGTATTTCACCTGTCGCTCAAACTTAACATCCCGCACAATcgttttaacaaaataataatgaaaatgtgcGATTCTTGACGTCACAGTTTAGATCTGGCTGATTCTTAACGTCTGAGGTAGAAATGTGTCAACGAGATGAGTTTGTGTCCAATGGAAAAGAATCTCTCAGTGTGGTGCTCCTGACTCTTGAGGGTCCACACAGGTCCTCAGGAGGTCCACACGGGTCCTCAGGAGGTCCACACGGGTCCTCAGGAGGTCCACACGGGTCCTCAGGAGGTCCACACGAGTCCTCAGGAGGTCCACGCGGGTCCAGCTGTGCCAGAACCACAACTAACGTAGCACCAAGGTCCAATCACGATAAACAGAAGATTTAGTAGTTTGGTTCTGgtgtttgtttagtcctgttgtagtcctgctttagtcctgttttagtcctgctttagtcctgctttagtcctgctttagtcctgttttagtcctgttttagtcctgttgtagtcctgttgtagtcctgttgtagtcctgttgtagtcctgttttagtcctggtttagtcctgctttagtcctgctttagtcacaCATCCACGATCATGTTTTTGTGGAAGTCCAGGCCTCCGACCACCTGTGGACACAGAGCGGAGCTTCAGGAGGGACTTTTTCAAATcctgttgttttaaacctaaaatgtctctctgctctgattggtcactgcccaaaccccagcacctgcagccaatcaggacttactcctgtggggtattaaagaggaggtatttacttctgtggggcattaaagaggaggtatttacttctgtggggcattaaagaggaggtatttactcctgtggggcattaaagaggaggtatttactcctgtggggcattaaagaggaggtatttactcctgtggggtattaaagaggaggtatttactcctgtggggcattaaagaggaggtatttacttctgtggggtattaaagaggaggtatttacttctgtggggtattaaagaggaggtatttacttctgtggggtattaaagaggaggtatttactcctgtggggcattaaagaggaggtatttactcctgtggggtattaaagaggaggtattcacTTCTCTGGGGCATTAACTGTAACATTTAGATTGCAGTCTttccttttattcttttgaaaagGTCATATTCACACAGGAcactgtattaacatgttttataagtttcacttctgtttttgaCGCCCTTttgagtctctcctctctttgctctctgtgctaagctcctccccttcagagcactatcaacacaatcagctgcatcgcactaatgaaactactgcaccaggtttgtgaagtcgtactatacagtttgtgtcatgttttgtttatttaaacgtAAACAAACGTAAGTTTGTCTGTGGACTCCAGAGTTAGgcgtgtgggagggcatctgacactcaCGGCGCAGAACTCCTGGTAGGACACACGGCCATCTCCGTCTGTGTCGGCGCTCACAATTGTTTTGTCCACGATCTGCTGCAGCTGCACATCCTCTACATTGGTCCCTACCATCGTCTTCAGAACCTGGAAAAGCTCGCCGTTCGAGATGAAACCGTCGTTGTCCATGTCGTAGATCCGGAACGCGACTGGAACACACGGAAAACGGTTCATTTCATCTGGAACGCGACTGGACCCCTGTCATTTTGTAAATTTCTTTTGATAGATTTTGCCAAGGTAAAATTTTGGGTAGACGAAAATtccaaaactaaatcaaaagCCCCGTAACTTTAAAGGCCTGAACTTCGACGCGCAGGCGGTGAACAGGCGGCGCTCTGCCCACGCCTGAGTCGTGCTTTAGAAGTGGGAGGCGTGGCTTTCTAAACGAGAGCTGTGATGAAAATGAGGCCCTGAGCAGGAACCGGCGTCTGTGATACAGGACGTTTAAGGTGGAGTCATTGTACAAACCTGTGTGTTCTTAAGGTGGACAGATTATGTCCTTTCACCTTAGACCACATTACACTGCCGCCTTTTCTATTAAGAACAGCCCGTTAAAAATGATCAGTGTTAAAaaatactgtcaatcaaacctgttgctaacaggagcgacctcggggacagaaggacctgatttgtctgttattaatgttcagatcttgatttacagacacaatagtgaaataaaaaccccaggatcatgtagagggttaatacgaacatttaagaccagaatgagacacagggacagagagaggggacagagaggacagaggacacagagagaggacagaggacacagagaggacagaggagacagaggggacacagagaggacagagtttAACACAAAGTGATTTGGAGCCGAattgcgcccatgatcacttcctgtttgaacgcagaggttagcaggttagctatttctatatataaacagtctatgcatgTGACTTACTTGACCTCTGCAGGGGCGTAGATGTGTCATGTGACTTATGGACGCGTGTCATGTGACTTATGGACGCGTGTCATGTGACTTACGGACGCGTGTCATGTGACTTACGGACGCGTGTCATGTGACGTATGGACGTGTGTCATGTGACTTACAGACGTGTGTCATGTGACTTACAGACGTGTGTCATGTGACTTACAGACGCGTGTCATGTGACTTACGGATGCGTGTCATGTGACTTACAGACGTGTGTCATGTGACTTACAGACGTGTGTCATGTGACTTACAGACGCGTGTCATGTGACTTACGGATGCGTGTCATGTGACTTACAGACGTGTGTCATGTGACTTACGGATGCGTGTCATGTGACTTACAGACGTGTGTCATGTGACTTACAGACGTGTGTCATGTGACTTACAGACGTGTGTCATGTGACTTACAGACGTGTGTCATGTGACTTACAGACGTGTGTCATGTGACTTACAGCGCAGCCTCTGCTCCTTGGTGCCTCTGACGCTGAACTGCAGCACGCCCTCGATgaactctgcacagaaacagAAGGATCAGACGCTTCAGCAGGTTTCACCTGAGCACATGGAGCCATGAACGGACCAATCAGACGCCTTTAACGGACCAATCAGACGCCTTTAACATCAGACGCCTTTAACGGACCAATCAGACGCCTTTAACATCAGACGCCTTTAACGGACCAATCAGACGCCTTTAACATCAGACGCCTTTAACGGACCAATCAGACGCCTTTAACATCAGACGCCTTTAACGGACCAATCAGACGCCTTTAACATCAGACGCCTTTAACGGACCAATCAGACGCCTTTAACATCAGACGCCTTTAACGGACCAATCAGACGCCTTTAACATCAGACGCCTTT
This genomic window contains:
- the ppp3r1b gene encoding calcineurin subunit B type 1b, with the translated sequence MSSNNNIQKTPEVRRLDKRFKKLDLDDSGELSVDEFMSLPELQQNPLVQRVIDIFDKDGNGEVDFNEFIEGVLQFSVRGTKEQRLRFAFRIYDMDNDGFISNGELFQVLKTMVGTNVEDVQLQQIVDKTIVSADTDGDGRVSYQEFCAVVGGLDFHKNMIVDV